A stretch of the Polluticoccus soli genome encodes the following:
- a CDS encoding acyl-CoA thioesterase, which yields MSRVKIKFPDEKPLFTTPIPVRIGDINYGNHLGNDAVLSIMHEARVQMLHSWGYTELDAGGNSLIMADVMIAYKGEAFYGDTLNVSIYTDELMPMSFNLLYHISTTTGKQVAHAKTGMACFDYNIRKIAVLKDGLKNRLTGVGI from the coding sequence ATGAGCCGTGTAAAAATAAAGTTTCCTGACGAAAAACCATTGTTTACTACACCTATACCTGTACGCATCGGTGACATAAACTACGGCAACCACCTCGGAAACGATGCTGTGCTGTCTATAATGCATGAAGCGCGTGTGCAAATGCTGCACAGCTGGGGGTATACTGAGCTCGATGCCGGCGGCAATAGCCTGATAATGGCTGATGTAATGATCGCTTATAAAGGTGAGGCTTTTTATGGTGACACGTTGAATGTCAGCATTTATACCGATGAACTGATGCCCATGTCATTTAATCTGCTGTATCATATCTCTACAACAACCGGCAAACAGGTAGCACATGCCAAAACCGGTATGGCATGTTTTGATTATAACATCCGTAAAATCGCGGTTTTGAAAGACGGACTAAAAAATAGGTTGACAGGTGTTGGTATTTAA
- a CDS encoding error-prone DNA polymerase, which translates to MEYTELQVTTNFSFLRGASHPEEMIEQAIALGYKKIAITDHNTLAGIVRAHAAAKGKDIQIIPACRLNLLDGYSMLVYPTNKDAYSRLSGLLSIGNLRTEKGDCHLYKADVYAHAKDMKLIVIPPASLNEQFEFEPLFKATLKEYRRHFGNALYLGTVRTYQANDNKRLYRIAQLAEELDIPMVATNDVYYHNLERRELQDVLTCIREKCTIYNAGFRLHQNAERYLKPIKEMHRVFREYPDAIERTQEIANACQFSLSELKYVYPEELTTEGRTPQEELVHLTWEGANERFENNIPEKIRKTLEMELDFIERKNYASYFLTVHDFVSFAREEKILCQGRGSAANSVVCYCLGITSVDPSKFNVLFARFMSDARDEPPDIDVDFEHERREEVMQYIYGKYGRDRAGIVATVTTVHSKGAIRDVAKAMGMSVDAINRLSSSLWEFTDEWFDGKRITAEGFDANDPHLFKVLDLTYQYVGFPRQLGQHTGGFVITQGKLSDLCPILNARMENRTCIEWNKDDIEALGFLKVDVLALGMLTCLSKAFDLVKQHYNKDLTLAGINKGEDDPKVYEMISQADTIGVFQIESRAQMSMLPRLKPKEFYDLVIEVAIVRPGPIQGDMVHPYLRRRNGEEDIDYPPRLEGILSRTKGVPLFQEQAMEIAIVAAGFTPTEADELRRSMATFKAKGKVSYFEQKLISGMLANGYEEEFARRVFKQLEGFGSYGFPESHAASFALLVYASSWIKCYYPDVFATALLNSMPMGFYQPAQIIYDAQKHGVTVLPVDVNESYWDNTLDENTGKHYPIRLGFRQVTGLNKEDMQVLIAAREKPFTTIQSLRDAGVSQAALEKLADADAFRSLGIERRQALWDVSALNDRPTGMFEGQPIENAAEKDIALPKMSLPEHVLQDYSATSLTLRAHPVSFARDKLIMLNVRSSKDLNTYKDGDPIKVSGLVLVRQRPGTASGIVFITLEDETGVVNLVVFKHIFDKYRKEIVRAKLLMAEGKLQREGQVTHVIVSRCHDVSNFLTVSKAEDESALSTLSRADEDGTEYDTKDQRLKKQRTEQLDIFHGGRNFR; encoded by the coding sequence ATGGAATACACAGAGTTACAGGTAACAACCAATTTTAGCTTTCTAAGAGGCGCTTCGCACCCCGAAGAAATGATAGAGCAGGCAATAGCTCTGGGCTATAAAAAAATTGCTATCACCGATCATAATACACTGGCAGGTATTGTACGTGCTCATGCTGCAGCAAAGGGTAAAGACATCCAGATCATTCCTGCATGTCGATTGAATTTGCTGGATGGATACAGTATGCTAGTCTATCCTACTAACAAAGATGCTTATTCGCGACTTTCCGGGTTACTGTCTATAGGCAATCTACGTACCGAAAAAGGTGATTGCCACCTGTACAAGGCAGATGTTTATGCCCATGCAAAGGACATGAAACTCATTGTGATTCCGCCGGCATCTCTCAATGAGCAATTTGAGTTTGAACCTCTATTCAAAGCAACTCTTAAAGAATACCGAAGACATTTCGGGAATGCTCTATACCTCGGAACTGTTCGTACTTACCAGGCAAATGACAACAAAAGACTCTACCGCATCGCTCAACTAGCAGAGGAATTAGACATCCCAATGGTTGCTACTAACGATGTGTATTACCATAACCTGGAGCGTAGAGAATTGCAGGACGTATTGACCTGCATCCGTGAGAAGTGTACGATCTATAATGCAGGATTTCGTTTACATCAAAATGCCGAACGATATCTAAAACCTATCAAGGAAATGCATCGTGTTTTCAGGGAATACCCTGATGCAATAGAACGGACGCAGGAAATTGCAAACGCCTGTCAATTCTCCCTTAGCGAACTAAAGTATGTATACCCGGAAGAACTCACAACAGAAGGTCGTACACCACAAGAAGAACTAGTACACTTGACATGGGAAGGAGCTAATGAAAGGTTTGAAAATAACATTCCTGAAAAGATCAGGAAAACCCTCGAAATGGAGCTGGATTTCATAGAACGTAAGAACTACGCTTCTTATTTTTTGACAGTTCATGATTTTGTAAGCTTTGCAAGAGAAGAAAAAATCCTTTGCCAGGGACGTGGCTCAGCTGCTAACTCAGTGGTTTGTTATTGCCTGGGCATTACCTCTGTCGACCCTTCCAAATTCAATGTATTATTCGCTCGCTTCATGTCAGATGCAAGGGATGAACCACCGGATATAGATGTAGACTTTGAGCACGAACGCAGAGAGGAAGTAATGCAATATATTTATGGCAAGTATGGCCGTGACCGGGCAGGTATAGTCGCTACTGTAACTACCGTACATTCAAAAGGAGCCATACGTGATGTAGCCAAAGCAATGGGCATGTCTGTAGACGCTATTAACCGCTTGTCCAGTTCGTTATGGGAATTTACAGATGAATGGTTTGACGGCAAACGCATCACTGCCGAAGGCTTTGATGCCAATGATCCGCATTTATTTAAAGTATTAGACCTAACCTATCAATATGTCGGCTTCCCGCGACAGTTGGGACAACACACCGGTGGATTTGTTATTACACAAGGTAAACTATCTGATCTCTGCCCTATCCTCAATGCACGTATGGAGAATCGTACCTGCATTGAATGGAACAAAGATGACATCGAAGCCTTAGGCTTTCTGAAAGTAGACGTATTGGCATTAGGCATGCTTACGTGTTTGAGTAAAGCATTCGATCTTGTAAAACAACACTACAATAAAGACCTGACATTAGCCGGCATAAACAAAGGAGAAGACGATCCTAAAGTCTATGAAATGATCAGCCAAGCTGATACTATCGGTGTATTCCAGATAGAAAGCCGGGCACAGATGTCTATGCTGCCACGATTAAAACCTAAAGAGTTTTATGATCTCGTAATTGAAGTAGCCATAGTAAGACCCGGCCCCATACAAGGGGATATGGTGCATCCATATTTAAGGCGGCGTAATGGTGAAGAGGATATTGATTACCCTCCACGACTAGAAGGAATTTTATCTCGAACAAAAGGCGTTCCATTATTCCAGGAGCAAGCTATGGAAATAGCCATAGTTGCTGCTGGTTTTACTCCAACAGAAGCCGATGAGCTGCGTCGCAGCATGGCAACATTTAAAGCTAAGGGCAAGGTAAGTTACTTCGAACAGAAGTTAATAAGCGGCATGTTAGCCAACGGCTACGAAGAAGAATTTGCAAGACGCGTCTTTAAGCAGCTGGAAGGCTTTGGTAGTTATGGATTTCCTGAAAGCCACGCTGCGAGCTTTGCTCTACTTGTATATGCCTCGTCCTGGATCAAGTGTTATTACCCTGATGTATTTGCCACAGCCTTGCTTAATAGCATGCCTATGGGTTTCTACCAGCCTGCACAGATCATTTACGATGCTCAAAAGCATGGCGTCACAGTATTACCGGTCGATGTTAATGAATCATATTGGGATAATACACTTGATGAAAACACTGGCAAACACTATCCTATTCGTCTTGGTTTCCGTCAGGTGACCGGTTTAAACAAAGAAGATATGCAGGTACTTATCGCTGCTCGTGAAAAACCTTTTACAACGATTCAATCCCTTCGTGATGCAGGCGTATCGCAAGCTGCTTTAGAAAAACTGGCAGATGCCGATGCTTTCAGATCGCTCGGAATAGAGCGGCGTCAGGCACTATGGGATGTATCTGCCTTGAATGATCGGCCGACCGGTATGTTTGAAGGGCAACCTATCGAAAATGCTGCAGAGAAAGATATCGCCCTGCCCAAAATGAGCTTGCCTGAACATGTGCTTCAAGATTACAGCGCTACTTCCTTAACGTTAAGAGCACACCCTGTAAGCTTTGCAAGAGATAAACTTATTATGCTGAATGTACGTTCCAGCAAAGACCTTAACACTTACAAAGATGGTGACCCTATAAAAGTTTCAGGCCTGGTACTTGTGCGGCAAAGGCCGGGCACAGCCAGCGGCATTGTATTCATCACGCTTGAAGATGAGACCGGGGTTGTTAATCTCGTTGTATTTAAACATATATTCGATAAATACCGCAAAGAGATCGTTAGAGCCAAACTGCTAATGGCTGAAGGCAAACTGCAACGCGAAGGCCAGGTAACCCATGTTATCGTCAGTCGTTGTCATGACGTCTCTAATTTTCTTACTGTTTCTAAAGCAGAAGACGAGTCTGCATTATCAACCCTGTCAAGAGCAGATGAAGACGGCACCGAATATGACACCAAAGATCAAAGACTAAAAAAGCAACGTACAGAGCAGTTGGATATATTTCATGGAGGTAGGAATTTCAGGTAG
- a CDS encoding pseudouridine synthase, which yields MHRYFIINKPGNMLSQFIGTDMVGLHDLNYPFPAGTHAIGRLDKESEGLLLLTTNKKVTRLLFQSEKPHKRTYLVKVRYAVSQDSLTALRNGISITIKGGVNYTTTPCEVDIVPTPEGLFANPYEPQDYVPYTWLRITLTEGKYHQIRKMVHAVKHRCKRLIRISIEQLELAQLQPGEVKEINEQDFFALLDI from the coding sequence ATGCACCGGTACTTTATTATCAATAAGCCGGGCAATATGCTGTCCCAATTCATTGGCACGGACATGGTAGGGCTGCACGACCTCAACTACCCGTTTCCGGCAGGCACACACGCCATCGGCAGGCTCGATAAAGAGTCAGAAGGCTTATTGTTGCTAACTACAAATAAGAAAGTAACCCGGTTGCTATTTCAGAGCGAAAAACCGCATAAGCGCACCTACCTCGTAAAAGTACGGTACGCGGTAAGCCAGGATAGCTTAACAGCTTTGCGGAATGGCATCTCCATAACCATTAAAGGGGGCGTTAATTATACCACAACACCTTGCGAAGTGGATATTGTCCCCACACCGGAAGGACTATTTGCCAACCCTTACGAACCTCAGGATTATGTCCCGTACACCTGGCTTCGTATCACGCTCACCGAAGGTAAATACCACCAGATACGTAAAATGGTACATGCCGTAAAACACCGTTGCAAAAGGCTCATACGCATATCTATCGAGCAACTTGAACTAGCACAATTACAACCCGGCGAAGTAAAGGAGATCAACGAGCAAGACTTTTTTGCACTATTGGATATCTAG
- a CDS encoding bestrophin family protein, producing the protein MRIYDPKHWFDILFQFHKHDTARKLGKLICIITLYAAGVAYLELNFLNLSEKSYLKNLHQMHNLLGFALSLLLVFRTNTAYDRWWEGRKLWGSLVNNSRNLAIKLHALLPETDIETRAYFKRVIPMYASVLREHLQSEFTRYALDEKEHPELKHMEDGKHAPNQVAKMLQNKAVGLQKQGILTGEQLLFINPELTSFTDICGACERIKNTPIPYSYSAFIKKFIFVYVMTLPFGYVLSLGYLMIPVVALVFYVLASLEVIAEEIEDPFGSDTNDLPMQKMSENIKKHVAEIL; encoded by the coding sequence TTGCGCATTTACGATCCCAAACACTGGTTCGACATACTGTTCCAGTTTCACAAGCATGACACAGCCAGGAAACTGGGCAAGCTCATATGTATTATAACACTCTATGCTGCTGGAGTAGCCTACCTCGAACTGAACTTTCTGAATCTTTCGGAAAAGAGCTATCTAAAGAATTTGCATCAGATGCATAACCTGCTCGGGTTTGCGTTGTCGCTCTTGTTGGTGTTTCGTACAAATACAGCTTATGATCGCTGGTGGGAAGGACGCAAGCTCTGGGGTTCACTGGTAAATAATAGCCGCAATCTCGCGATTAAATTGCATGCGCTTCTTCCAGAAACAGACATCGAAACACGTGCTTACTTCAAGCGCGTGATACCTATGTACGCCTCGGTACTGCGCGAACATTTGCAATCTGAATTCACGCGCTATGCGCTTGATGAGAAGGAGCATCCTGAACTAAAACACATGGAGGATGGCAAACACGCTCCTAACCAGGTAGCAAAAATGCTGCAAAACAAGGCTGTTGGACTACAAAAACAGGGTATACTAACTGGTGAACAACTGTTATTTATTAATCCTGAACTTACCAGCTTTACAGACATTTGTGGCGCTTGCGAACGCATTAAGAATACCCCCATACCCTACTCCTACAGCGCCTTCATCAAGAAGTTCATTTTTGTGTATGTCATGACGCTGCCTTTTGGATACGTGCTGTCACTTGGATACCTGATGATACCAGTCGTTGCACTTGTATTCTATGTATTAGCGAGTCTCGAAGTGATTGCCGAAGAGATCGAAGATCCATTTGGCAGCGACACCAATGATCTGCCCATGCAAAAGATGTCGGAAAACATAAAAAAGCACGTAGCTGAAATACTATAG
- a CDS encoding FkbM family methyltransferase encodes MNITRKVIHKLTGLRQFQPGTIQHMIAEYCRRNKNISFVQVGANDGITWDNYYYFIKRYNWKGIVIEPQSVAFEKLKATYADNPNIDLLNIAIDDKEGEKPLYKYNFSNSRWASGLASFDKERLINNFDTPYIQDNIRKEGLTVDPNNYLTHENVKCLSFNSIITKDYDFIITDVEGFDIHILQSFPLERVKPNNIIFELPNGVDHTLLNFLQKLKGYGYRFIIDSNDCPAFRY; translated from the coding sequence ATGAACATAACAAGAAAGGTTATCCATAAGCTAACGGGACTGAGACAATTTCAACCGGGCACAATTCAACACATGATAGCCGAGTATTGCCGGAGAAATAAAAACATTAGTTTCGTGCAGGTAGGAGCCAACGACGGTATTACATGGGATAACTACTATTATTTCATTAAAAGATATAACTGGAAAGGAATTGTAATCGAACCGCAGTCTGTAGCATTCGAAAAACTGAAAGCGACCTATGCAGATAACCCTAACATTGACTTATTGAACATCGCCATTGACGATAAAGAGGGCGAAAAACCGCTGTATAAATACAATTTCAGTAACTCCCGTTGGGCTTCAGGTCTTGCCAGCTTCGACAAAGAACGGCTTATAAACAATTTCGACACTCCTTACATTCAGGACAACATTCGGAAAGAAGGGTTAACAGTTGATCCAAACAACTATCTAACCCATGAGAACGTAAAATGTCTCAGTTTCAACAGCATTATCACAAAAGACTACGACTTCATTATTACCGATGTTGAAGGCTTTGACATACACATTCTGCAATCTTTCCCATTAGAAAGAGTTAAACCCAACAACATCATATTTGAATTGCCAAACGGCGTAGACCATACTCTTTTGAATTTTCTGCAAAAGCTAAAAGGCTATGGCTACAGGTTCATTATAGATAGTAATGATTGTCCGGCCTTTCGTTATTAA
- a CDS encoding Y-family DNA polymerase translates to MAKRYVAIWFRHLVTDWMIRRRPELKGVPFVLAAPERGRMVVRSASAEAQAKGIYPNMVVADCKAILPSLQVLDDIPGQDDKLLNALTEWCIRYTPIVALDLPDGLILDASGCSHLWGGEQAYLKDMINRLSGFGYHVRAAMADTAGTAWAISRFGQITPIIKSDRQLDALLPLPPAALRLEPVILERLNKLGLHTIGSFIRMPRTALRRRFGQILLQKLDQALGQEMESILPVRPIEPYQERLPCLEPIRTATGIEIALQQLVEKLCERLEKEDKGLRRCVFKGYRIDGNIQQIDIGTNRPSRNVKHLSKLFENKIVQIEPDLGIELFILEAPIVEDLTSAQDALWNSTTASDNRAVAELLDRIAGKTGMDTIRRYLPNESYWPERAAKLATSLQEKPTTEWRIDMPRPVNLLPKPELIDVTVQMPDYPPMLFKYKGKLHNISKADGPERIEQEWWLRNGHYRDYYCVEDNDGARYWLFRLGPYTGNEPKWFLHGFFA, encoded by the coding sequence ATGGCAAAGCGATATGTTGCCATATGGTTTCGTCATTTAGTGACGGACTGGATGATCCGCCGACGGCCGGAGTTAAAGGGAGTGCCCTTTGTACTTGCCGCTCCCGAACGCGGGAGAATGGTAGTCAGGTCGGCAAGCGCAGAAGCACAGGCCAAAGGCATTTACCCCAACATGGTAGTTGCCGACTGTAAAGCTATCCTACCCTCTTTGCAAGTGCTGGATGATATACCTGGACAGGATGATAAACTGCTGAATGCACTGACAGAATGGTGCATACGTTACACTCCTATCGTTGCACTTGACCTGCCCGATGGACTGATACTTGATGCAAGTGGTTGCTCACATTTATGGGGTGGCGAACAGGCTTACTTAAAAGACATGATCAACCGGCTCAGCGGCTTTGGTTACCATGTGCGAGCTGCAATGGCTGATACTGCAGGCACTGCCTGGGCTATTTCACGGTTTGGGCAGATAACACCTATCATCAAATCCGACCGACAGCTGGATGCTTTGTTACCATTACCACCTGCAGCTTTGCGCTTAGAACCCGTTATTCTTGAACGGCTAAATAAACTAGGGCTGCACACAATAGGCAGCTTTATCAGGATGCCACGCACAGCCTTGCGTCGCCGCTTTGGGCAAATCTTATTACAGAAGCTAGATCAGGCATTAGGACAGGAAATGGAATCTATTCTGCCGGTCAGACCTATAGAGCCTTACCAGGAACGTCTGCCTTGCCTCGAGCCTATTCGTACAGCAACAGGAATTGAGATAGCATTGCAGCAATTGGTGGAAAAGTTATGTGAGCGTTTGGAGAAAGAAGACAAGGGACTAAGGCGTTGTGTATTCAAGGGCTACCGTATTGATGGCAACATTCAGCAGATCGATATTGGCACTAATCGTCCTTCAAGAAATGTAAAACACCTATCCAAACTATTTGAGAATAAGATAGTACAGATAGAACCCGATTTGGGCATTGAACTATTTATACTGGAAGCGCCTATTGTTGAAGACCTCACCAGCGCACAGGATGCGCTATGGAATAGCACCACAGCCAGCGACAACCGGGCTGTAGCAGAATTGCTGGACAGGATAGCCGGAAAAACAGGCATGGATACCATTCGCCGGTATCTACCTAACGAAAGCTACTGGCCCGAACGGGCTGCAAAGCTAGCCACATCCTTGCAGGAAAAACCAACAACCGAATGGCGTATTGATATGCCCCGCCCCGTCAACCTTCTGCCCAAGCCTGAACTTATTGATGTCACCGTACAGATGCCTGACTATCCACCAATGTTATTCAAGTACAAAGGCAAACTGCACAACATAAGTAAAGCCGATGGTCCTGAACGGATAGAACAGGAATGGTGGCTGCGCAATGGACATTATCGTGATTACTACTGCGTAGAAGATAACGATGGCGCCCGCTATTGGCTATTTAGACTTGGACCTTACACTGGCAACGAACCCAAATGGTTTCTTCATGGATTTTTTGCATAG
- the ung gene encoding uracil-DNA glycosylase, translating to MDVKIEASWKDALQKEFSQPYFEKIVSFLKDAKQSGKVIYPAGSNIFNAFNTTPFEDVRVVILGQDPYHNPGQAHGLSFSVPKNVAPPPSLVNIFKEMSSDLGIDIPAHGNLEKWARQGVLLLNAALTVEANSPMSHSKIGWHEFTNDVIRTISDKKDHVVFILWGSFAKSKQELIDRNKHLILTAPHPSPLSAYNGFFGSGHFSKTNQWLQSKGLKPIDWSLDNN from the coding sequence ATGGATGTAAAAATAGAAGCGAGCTGGAAAGATGCGCTGCAAAAAGAATTTTCGCAGCCTTACTTCGAAAAGATCGTTAGTTTTCTGAAAGACGCAAAGCAGTCTGGCAAAGTCATTTACCCGGCTGGAAGTAATATTTTCAACGCTTTCAATACCACGCCGTTTGAAGATGTGAGAGTTGTGATCTTAGGACAAGACCCCTATCACAATCCGGGGCAGGCACACGGACTCAGCTTCTCTGTACCCAAAAACGTGGCACCGCCACCATCGCTGGTTAATATCTTTAAAGAAATGTCCAGCGATCTCGGCATCGATATACCAGCACACGGCAATCTTGAAAAATGGGCCCGGCAAGGTGTACTATTACTTAATGCAGCGCTCACTGTCGAGGCCAACTCACCGATGTCGCACAGCAAAATAGGCTGGCACGAATTCACAAACGACGTGATCAGAACCATCTCTGATAAAAAAGATCATGTTGTATTTATCCTCTGGGGCTCGTTTGCCAAAAGCAAACAGGAACTCATAGACCGAAACAAACACCTGATACTTACCGCTCCACACCCGTCTCCATTATCAGCATACAATGGCTTTTTTGGCAGTGGCCATTTTAGCAAGACTAACCAATGGCTACAGAGCAAAGGCCTGAAACCGATCGACTGGTCGCTGGATAATAACTGA
- a CDS encoding lysophospholipid acyltransferase family protein produces the protein MKQVKNILGHIYFVYALLLFVCTMLIVVIPIWLTTLLPEPQRARVMHPIFKAWMAVFMPLVFCPVRRKGKQYFKKGEHYVVVINHNSLADIPVSSPWIPGPNKTLAKSEMARIPIFGVIYKAGSILVDRKNRNSRAESFSKMNEMLDKGVHLCLYPEGTRNKTDEPLQPFFDGAFISAIKAQRPVVPGLIFNTGKVLPHNKSLWAWPRPIHIHFLEPIPTAGLTLNDTAEFKQRIYNLMLEYYTANRERLS, from the coding sequence ATGAAACAGGTAAAGAATATTTTAGGGCACATCTACTTCGTATACGCATTGCTGCTGTTCGTTTGCACAATGTTGATAGTTGTTATTCCTATCTGGCTTACGACGCTGCTGCCCGAGCCTCAGCGAGCCAGGGTAATGCATCCAATTTTCAAAGCCTGGATGGCAGTATTCATGCCACTCGTATTTTGTCCCGTACGACGGAAAGGAAAACAATACTTCAAGAAAGGTGAACATTATGTTGTGGTCATTAACCACAACTCCCTTGCCGACATACCAGTATCGTCGCCCTGGATACCTGGCCCAAATAAAACACTGGCAAAATCCGAAATGGCGCGCATACCCATATTCGGTGTTATTTACAAAGCGGGCTCAATACTTGTCGACAGAAAGAATAGAAATAGTCGCGCCGAGAGCTTCAGCAAAATGAACGAAATGCTAGACAAGGGCGTTCATCTCTGCTTGTATCCCGAAGGCACCCGCAACAAGACGGACGAGCCGTTGCAACCATTCTTTGACGGAGCATTTATCAGTGCGATCAAAGCTCAGCGTCCCGTGGTACCCGGACTGATATTCAATACCGGCAAAGTATTACCACATAATAAATCGCTCTGGGCATGGCCGCGTCCAATACATATTCATTTCCTCGAACCCATACCCACGGCAGGCCTTACCCTAAATGATACTGCTGAATTCAAGCAAAGAATTTATAACTTAATGCTTGAATACTACACTGCTAATCGCGAAAGGCTCTCATGA
- a CDS encoding fumarylacetoacetate hydrolase family protein, translating into MKIICIGRNYAEHAKELNNDVPTEPVIFMKPKNALLLPDKPLYYPEFTDDLQYECELVVKISKNGKYIQEKFARKYYSEITVGLDFTARDLQQKQKSKGLPWEIAKSFDGSAALGEWRPITPEMNLDNLHFELKLNDETVQNGHTKDMIFNINKIIEYVSGFFTLNIGDVIFTGTPAGVGSLNVYDKLEGYLENEKLLDVKIR; encoded by the coding sequence ATGAAAATAATATGTATTGGTAGAAACTATGCTGAGCATGCAAAGGAACTAAATAATGATGTACCGACCGAACCGGTCATCTTCATGAAACCTAAAAATGCGCTTCTGCTTCCCGATAAACCTTTATACTATCCTGAATTTACGGATGATCTCCAGTACGAATGCGAACTGGTTGTTAAGATCAGCAAGAATGGCAAATACATCCAGGAGAAATTTGCTCGCAAGTATTATAGCGAAATAACGGTGGGTCTTGACTTTACCGCGCGCGACTTGCAGCAAAAACAAAAAAGCAAAGGTCTTCCCTGGGAGATAGCTAAATCTTTCGATGGCTCGGCAGCCCTTGGAGAATGGCGACCAATAACACCTGAAATGAACCTTGACAATCTCCACTTCGAGCTGAAGCTGAATGACGAAACCGTACAAAACGGCCATACCAAAGACATGATCTTCAACATCAACAAGATCATCGAGTATGTTTCAGGTTTTTTTACGCTAAACATTGGCGATGTCATATTTACAGGAACTCCCGCAGGCGTTGGCTCTCTAAACGTATACGACAAGCTGGAAGGCTACCTGGAAAACGAGAAGCTTCTCGACGTAAAAATTCGCTAA